A stretch of DNA from Triticum dicoccoides isolate Atlit2015 ecotype Zavitan chromosome 2A, WEW_v2.0, whole genome shotgun sequence:
acggcgtcttttctacgtttctttttggtggatttgagtcgtaggaaagccgtactattaagagggggtccgcgttggaaaggtttgggtggaatcatcacgtacatgtctccttcttatcccctccttcttccttgaagcttcctccgttttcttgcctcccttgtctggctgccgttgttggttgcggtagtactgctcccaggtcaacggtagtaccgtgggcattcgcggtagtaccgcgcggtagcgcggtagtaccgcaggtgcccacggtagtaccgcattcgccgagcggtagtaccgcactatgcagtcaggcagtagtaccgcccctcggcagtactactgtgtcgggtttttgctacttccgcttctttgcggaagtaggcacggaagtttcccTTCTCCCCTGGTTGGGATttttgcctcgcggtagtaccgcatgggggggcgcggtagtaccgcgcgtgcggaagtaccgcccccagctcctgtgcgtctgtttatcggttctgtgctggggttgcggcagtatcgtgggtcggtacggtagtaccgcacagccgtgcggtagtaccgcttggttgcaagcagtagtaccgcgcgtccttgcggtagtaccgctggccaggcgcggtagtaccgctggccgcgggctggttggtgggtaacggttggatcttttccacacactatataaggggtccccttcttccccgttgactcacctcttccaccactaagctccattattgctccaagctccatttttcgcccgatctcactccctagccaaccaaacttattgatttgctcgggagtggttgagaaggccccgatctacacttccaccaagagatatttgattcccccactaatcccttgcggatcttgttactcttgggtgtttgagcatcctagacggttgaggtcaccgcgaagccatagtccattgtggtgaagcttcgtggtgtcgttgggagcctccaattgagttgtggagattgccccaacctcgtttgtaaaggttcggtcgcctcctccaagggcaccaatagtggaatcacggcatctcgcattgtgtgagagcgtgaggagattacggtggccctagtggcttcttgggaagcattgtgcctccacaccgctccaacggagacatacttcctctcaaagggaaggaacttcggcaacacatcctcgtctccaccgtctccactcttggttatctcgtgcctttacttgtggaagcttatttgtttcatatatcttgcttgcttgtgttcctatccgtgttgcatcatataggttgctcacttagttgcatatctagataacctactttgatgcaaagtttaaattgctaaagaaaagctaaaaattgttagttgcctattcacccccccccctctagtcaaccatatcgatcctttcaatgccTGGCCAGCGTCCCACCCTGGACTGCCTAAAAATTACTAAATCAATGTGCAGAGCCTAGAAGCTAGGCGCTACATGTATaatgtggcgcctagctctcaggcgctgcacactgacttagtaattttcGGATCACACAGGTGCGACGCTGGCTAGGCGTGCAACGCCTGTCAGTCAGGCGCTACACAGTGTCATGTGGCGTCTTCGTATCGGGCGCCACTCAAAAAGGTCATTTGAGTGAATTTTTTTAAGGGCAGTTTATTTTGTGAAATGATTTCATTCACAGGTCAAAATTATCAAATTTGCCACAAAAGCAGGTGACACATTATAAGCAATCATACTTCCATTCTGACCAAATGCGCTATTTTATCACCCGATATTATATATCAACTGATGATCGATCCCATCCGAAGGAACAAGCTAATTAACTAAATGGTGAGTGAAAACAGATGACATTTATGAGCGATCACATGTCCCTCTCTGACCAAATCCTCTATTTTATCACTCTTATATTCGATTCGATGATCGATCACATCTGATGGAGCAAGTTAACTAGCTATAGTGTGTCAAAATAGATGACACTTAAATACCTAGTTAGCAATCACACGTTTTTACATTATTTTTACACACAAAATGCCTTGTAGAGCAACAacttttacacacacacacacacacacacacacacacacacacacacacacacacacacacacacacacagagagagagataaATTATCTGGGGTATATATATATACCAGCAACGATCTAGTTGGTGGTATTACAGTACGTACGTACGTACACAAACTCTAAATAACAGGCACCACAACTGTCCTTCATCCGAACACGTAGCTGTTCTCGAGAACTTTGAAAACAGTCGGCTCCTCCTCCATCACCTTCACCAGCTCCGGCGCTGCATGCACGTACACCACCCATTCCCCGTCGTCGCGCGCACTCGGCATCGGCATCACGTATGCCGCGCCGGCGGGCCACGGGAAGTGGTACGAAGCGAACGCCGGCAGGCCCGTCCCAAAGTTGATCTCCCGGACCGGAAAACCCATGCCCGACGACACGATGCACGCCGTCGCCTTGGTGCCGCCGGTGCCGCCCAGGTACGCCCTGGCCGCGGCCGGTTTGGGCCGCAGCGCCTCCACCCAGTCGATCAAGCCCCGGAAGTGCTCGTCCGTCGCGGCCTCACGCACCCACCGGTGCACGTCGTCCGCCACGTCGGCGAGCGCCATGCGACGACGAAGGTCGTCGATGCTGTTGACACCGTAAGTTATGGTCAGCACGTTACCGAAGTAGGCCTTCATGGCGCCGTCCGGTGACATGCGGGCGCGCCCGTCCACGACCATGCCCATGCAGCACAGACGCTGATGTGCTGAGCCCGACATAGAGCAGAGTTGCCACAGGTGAGCCGTGAATGCCTCAAGCTTCGTGCGTCCTGGCCCGGCCGTGACCTGCAGCGCCGCGACGTCGGCAGCGGCTATACGGTAGATGCGGTTGACAGCGGTGGCGGCAACGGTGGCCGGAGGGGGTGGCGACGCTGAGCTAAGAGGGGAGAAAAGGCGGTCGATCAGGGCGTTGGTGGCATACGTACGCGGCGATGGGTCGCGCGGGGACACTAGGGAGCGGCGGAAGGTCGGTGCCGGTGGTACGGAGCCACCACGGGACGTGGCCGCCCATGCGACGAGGAACATGTTGAAGGAGTAGGCGTCGCAGACCCGGTGGTCGAAAGTGCAGCCGACGACGGCGCCGCCGCACTTAAACTTTGTGACCTGCAGGTGCGTGCATATGTAGCACGCAACGGAATTAGTAAAAGTTATGGGGATATATAACGTGTCTAGATAACAAAAGACCGTAAAACGGCGGTAATGATCCATACGTTTAGCATTTTCGACAAAAGAACATCATATATATTATGGCTGGAAAAAGAATCTTTAGAGCATCTTATTATCTTGTCTATAATTTCTCATATGAGATCATCTTTTTTTTGGATTTATATTGGATTTTCATATGAGAGCATCTTATTATCTTGTCCATATACTAGTAGTGTACTCCTATAATACAGAAGGCTGCCACGGTGGTGCCTTGGGCCTAACGCGTGAATGACCTGCTCCACGTGGGGCTTATCTTCAGCTGTTTTTCACGTGGACCTGTGCATTACTTTTTTCTGGAGCTAATGATTCTACAATGATGATCATAGTACTACCTGAACAGATATGACGCCGGCCTTCTTGGAGGGAACAAGCTTGTCGACGCCCTCGTCCACAATGCCCAGCCGAAGCTCCCGCAGCTCGGTGTCGCCGGCgctagcctcggtgaagtcgacgccGCGGCAGTTGCACAGCAGCTCCGGCTCGCCGTCACCGTTGGCCACAACCTCTCCCGCGAGCGGGTAGTACGCCACCAGCACCTTGGCGAGCGCCTCCTTGAGGGCGGCCGCGGTGGGCGCCGGGTGGAGGTAGCAGAAGAAGACGCCGACGTCGATGGGCGGCAGGAGGAGGTCCAGGTTAGACAGCGGCAGACGGTGCTGCTGCAGCGGCAGCGCCGGCTCCACCGTCGTCGCAGACATGATGGTCACCTCGCCGCCGTGCGCTTCGGTGGTTTCCTTCACCATGGTGTGCGCCGTACGTGTGCGTTCGTGTTGTAGGTATCACGAGAGATGAGTGCATGTCTGAAGTCGAGACGAGATGTGGTGCTGCTATTTAAAGGGAAGGGGTTAGGTAAACTACGTCAGAGCACGTGTACTGCACGCGTAATGCGATGTTAATGAGTTAATCACCATTCATAGTTCCTGTTCGGGAAAATCAATCCTTTCTATGAGTTAACTACTCCATGTAATCTACACTGGCCTACCATTTTCAGCAATGTGAGTTTGGTGGCATTTGTCTGGTTTAGTGGTTCGGGTGGCGTTACCCTTTTGTTTTAGATGAGAAATGACTGCTTAAGTTCACTGTCTAGCTACTAAAAACTACCAAGATGAAGATAACATACTGATGAGCTTTTGTTTGCATATATAAAAGAAAGTAACACATATACTTGCTAAGATATTATTTCTTTGAGGATGGTTGGTTTGGGACATACGAGGATAATGTTAGTATATATTGGCCCATTGCTATAGGATTTCTTATCCTAGCTTATCTTTACGATACCCTAAAGCCGTGTACTCTATATGAACTGCCAGTGTGGCTCCACACAACACAATGATATGTGGAAACACTAGCTAGGGAGCATACATGTGGACAATGGTCTATTTTGATTTACGGtgtctaagagcatctctagcagatctcaTAAAACCGGTTAACTTCTAGAAAAATTCGGTTTCAGGTTGAGGAGTTAAAACGGACCGAGCCGATCCATTATGCGCTTTAACTCCTCAAAAGATTTACTCCTCGCGTCAGCAGCCACTTATATGCACTCGATCGTAGCTCGTTCTCAAGATAATATTTTGCTTCCCCCATGCCCTTCACTCTGCCCAGCTCGGCTGCAGATCAGGAGTTGCAGCCGACATTTCTAAGCACGCAGCCGCCCCGAGCACACACCGATGAGCCCCGCCCTTCTGGCACCGCCGAAGAAGAAGTACCATGGCGTGCGGCAATGATCATGGGGGACGTGGGTTTCTGAGATAATAGATTCGGACAGGGGCCGTCGGTACTGGATCGGCTCCTTCCAGTCGGCAAAGTAGGCGGCGACCGGTGAGAGCCTACGACCTGCAGGCGGTCCTCCTCCACGGTAGCCGGGCGAAGATAAACTTCCCCCTCGGAGCAATAGTTCCATAGTTCGTCGCCATCGACCCCCGAGTAGTCTTCCGCCGCGATGTGCGGGAGAATCGAGAGGCCTTGGGGCGGATCGACGAGGCGTACATGGCCGAGCTCCCTCGGAATCATCCAGAGCTCGTCGTTGAGGAGCTTAGGGTCCTCGAGCTGTACAAGAAGGGTGCCGAGGAGGCCAGGCCGTCTAGTGGGAAGGTCACCGACCTTTGCTCCAGCGACTCCAGTTCCGGGTCCGGCGATGGCATGGATTGGGAGACGCTTGCGAAGGAATAAGACcatatttttttagtttttgtCTCACTCAAATGACTAGTTCAAATTTGTGTTATGCAATGTAGTTTAAATCAAATTTTGCTACCTATGTTTAAATTTGTGTGGAAAAAACTTTAGACAATTAAATTTAGGAGTTCGGTTAGGAACCACTTTTTTTTCTCCCGCAAAAAATGGAACCACTTTTTTTAACTCCTCAAATTTGAAGAGTTTAAGTTTGAGGAGGCATATTAAGGGGCTAAATTATAAAGTTTCCGCTATAGATGTTCTAAGATATCTGCCCTGGCACTGATGTGCTCTTCACACATCAAAGACACACGCCTGCACATGGGGTAAAAAAAAAACCGTGTCGATGTGGTATTTAACCTGTGTGTAGTTTTTCGAGATGGTCTTACACGCATGAGCGATTATTTGGTCAAACGACCAAGTATTTGCACCAAACTGACTTTGCTAACCAGTGATCACTACGTACGGGGACAATACCAAGAGAGGGAGTTGCTCTGGTGGATAAGAATATTCAGCGACGATGtcaaagcctagtttaggaatcaaGCTACGCTACTTGAGGGATCCGGTCGAACACCGTTCGGGTGCCCCTGCGATTAGTTTAGTGTGCGTTTACCTTTTCAGCGAAAAGGTGAGAACGTAAAAAGTCAAATTAGTTCCCACGGGACATGATTGTTAATTGGTGTATGCAGGAAGGGAAGGCGGCGTGGTAAAAGCGACGGCGATTTTCAAGGTGATTCACGAAAGGGAGACGAGAGAGTGAGCAAAGCATGACAGAAACCAAAACGGTCGTGGTCTGCCgaagaaaccctagatccactacgGTCCCAATGTACGGGCTGCTGCAGCCCACCGAcggtttctccctcgccgatgtaaaGCTCGATCGGCAGGGTCCCTTGCCTAGGTTCTTTCCCTCTCGCAGCAACCGGGAGAGAGAGACCAGAGTCCCTCGGTCGATCGGGTGTTCTCCACTCGATGGGAGAAAGACTTGATCGAGCAGGTTAGTTGGCCTAGCACTATCTACAACACACCCGAAGTCCGTATCATGGCGCTGTTTACCACGCAGATCGGCCGCCTCCACTCCATCTCAGTTCGGGCCTTGGATGCGGATGGCCGAGCCGAAGCGGCCGGCCAACCACTCGATATCGGACACTTGATTCGCCACTTGTCACATTGGCAAGCAGCAAGACGTACGGGACGTAGCAATCGATCATGCACTCGGCAATGGCGACTCCGGCTTGTTGGTGCATACTATATTCCTTCTTGGCCGGCCATCATTGCTGTATACCACCTGAGTAACGCACAGCTCGTCTCGTCGGACGGAACAGAACACCGATCGACGACGTGTGGAACGTATCGTGCATTGACGGGAACTCGACGGGGCGGACCCTCAGAGAACTAAAGCGCTGCCTGCTTGTTTGCTACGTACTCCGTGCCTAGATTCTCAGATATGGCATAGTAAAATTCGCGCCTGCCTCGCGCGCGCGCATGCACAAAACAGAATGGTGATCGAGATCGATCGATTGATCGAGTTGGTGGCACAGCGAGCGAGAGCTAGGGTTTGCCTCTCCGGGCGTAGGAAACTGGGATCAAGTACGGGTGGTTCCGGAGACCCTTTTGCTTCACCTGGACACTAACAATTGGTAAGAAAAGAGATCTCCTCCACCCGCATGCATATGCATCAGCGTCATCCATCGACAGGGACAGGCAACTAGACCTTGAGTAGACAGCTCCCGTCTCCGTCTTCCCAGCTTCCATTCGCCCCAGCTAGCGAGACAAATCGATGGGATATATGTGCGCTcgatcgatcggatcgtggaggcgcACACGCTCAACCGTTCCATTGACCGGAAGCACACACGGCGGCGTCAATGCAGTCATTACAGTTAGCATTGCTGATGAGCTTGTGACTGATTTGTGACCGATTTGACTGTGTCTGTCACCTCGTGGCCCTTTAGATGGACTGGGAAAGTTTTACCGGATCGTTGCCGTGTTTGAACCTTTCAAGACCTGCGATGTGATGTCGCGCGAATTACACTGTCCAGATAGATTGGGCTCCTGATTTGATTGCGAGGAAGACCTTATTTACTGCCTCTTGGTGCACTGTCTCTGTTTGGTGTGCATGCATTGACCCTGTGGCACCTCTTTCTTCAGAGTAGTAACATGTGAGATGTGACGCTAGCTTGGTCACTAGCTATGCTAACACAAATTAAGCGCACAGAGAAAAAAAAATTTCTCTTTAGTCCGCTCGTGGCAAACCATGTACAGAACCCAGCTACATAGCTCCCACAGCAACGTGACGGTACCTACTGGACATCCATCGAAATGTAGGAGTTCTGTCCCCGTCACTCTACTAGCTAGCGGAGTGGCTAGGCAGACATTCTACCTAGCGGTCATCGGGTACAACCTGAGTGGGGATCATCCACTACCATGTCAGGTCATGCACGCAAGGCTTGCGCAGCACATCGATCCGCGCTGCAAGACGCACACGCTGTTATTTAGGTGCACCAACACTACCCCATGCGCATCCAACGGCTTCAGCTAGCCAGGAAACAGCTGAATGCAACCGGGTTTCGTCATCAGCTGGCCAGGATGACAACATGTGCACGTATATATATACCCAATGCCTGCAATTTGCAGCGCACCCAAAATCTGTTTTTCCAGAGCTTTTGGTGAGACTTGAGAGAGTTTTCCCAACGACTTCATTAGGTGTCCCTCTACGTATAAGTCGAATGCTCTTACATTTATGTCGACCATGCTAGTTATCTGATTTAATCTTCATACCCCTACTTTAGTGTTACCACGCAATAACCATATACATCCGAGATAACCGGATGTTCAACAAGTTTTCCGAATTCAACAATACTAAATTAGAGCCGGCATACGTTGTACCACACATGTTGTCCTTGAGCTCCATCCAACAACGTGAATGGCCTGCCCTCGGGTATTCACGTATAGAGCAACATTAAATGAATGAACCAGCTTATAGAGCAACACGAAGCAAAACTTACGATCTCCATGGTTGGCGAGCCCGATGGCCACATTGTCTTCACTCATGCAACCGCACCGCAAAACTTCATAACGGAATTGCAGATAGCGTGCCATCAATGCAATATCAACTTCACATTGCGTTGCTGGATGACGTGCATGTCGTAGGATGCGGGGGTTTTTTTTTTGCGCATGAAACGAAGCATGCACGCGCTACCAAAAGATCGACTACCTTGAGTTTCTGCCTACAAAGTCCGCATATACGGCCAACTACGCgtcgcacaacaactcatcctcgaTCACCAAGTACCCCGTCATCA
This window harbors:
- the LOC119356256 gene encoding hydroxycinnamoyltransferase-like → MVKETTEAHGGEVTIMSATTVEPALPLQQHRLPLSNLDLLLPPIDVGVFFCYLHPAPTAAALKEALAKVLVAYYPLAGEVVANGDGEPELLCNCRGVDFTEASAGDTELRELRLGIVDEGVDKLVPSKKAGVISVQVTKFKCGGAVVGCTFDHRVCDAYSFNMFLVAWAATSRGGSVPPAPTFRRSLVSPRDPSPRTYATNALIDRLFSPLSSASPPPPATVAATAVNRIYRIAAADVAALQVTAGPGRTKLEAFTAHLWQLCSMSGSAHQRLCCMGMVVDGRARMSPDGAMKAYFGNVLTITYGVNSIDDLRRRMALADVADDVHRWVREAATDEHFRGLIDWVEALRPKPAAARAYLGGTGGTKATACIVSSGMGFPVREINFGTGLPAFASYHFPWPAGAAYVMPMPSARDDGEWVVYVHAAPELVKVMEEEPTVFKVLENSYVFG